One Helianthus annuus cultivar XRQ/B chromosome 12, HanXRQr2.0-SUNRISE, whole genome shotgun sequence genomic region harbors:
- the LOC110892644 gene encoding protein SRC2 yields the protein MLWLFIAISSSINRQMFHSISTFHHLFKKYQQLQDFNLIMEYRTLDLTLVSAKGLTKAGKLNVYAVASISDSRSKLQKFKTRIDKHGGSDPTWNFPMKFTVNEAVGLQNRLTLVVKIKGAKMFLDKNLGEVRVPIKELLEGVKPEGKTMQNVSYQVRGRDGEVKGILTFSYKFGEKTSGKRVRTRSVGGAGGYSSSGNGVGNGFIGGLLISDVANNNAACGGGGGCGGGGGGGGCGGGGGCGGGGGCGGGGGCGGCS from the exons ATGCTAT GGCTCTTCATTGCCATTTCCTCTTCAATTAATCGCCAGATGTTTCATTCAATTTCAACAT TTCACCATTTGTTCAAGAAATATCAGCAGTTACAAGATTTCAATCTAATCATGGAGTACAGAACCCTAGACCTCACACTCGTCTCCGCAAAGGGACTAACGAAGGCCGGCAAATTGAACGTCTACGCCGTCGCATCCATCTCCGACTCCCGCAGCAAGCTTCAAAAGTTCAAAACCCGCATTGATAAACATGGTGGTTCCGATCCCACGTGGAATTTCCCCATGAAGTTCACCGTTAATGAAGCCGTGGGCCTTCAGAACCGCCTGACGCTCGTAGTAAAGATCAAGGGTGCGAAAATGTTTTTGGATAAGAATTTGGGAGAAGTTCGTGTGCCGATCAAAGAGCTTCTTGAAGGCGTAAAACCCGAAGGGAAGACAATGCAGAATGTGAGTTATCAGGTGAGAGGACGGGATGGTGAAGTAAAAGGGATTCTAACTTTTTCCTATAAATTTGGGGAAAAAACTTCTGGTAAGCGTGTTAGAACCCGTTCCGTGGGTGGAGCGGGTGGATATTCTAGCTCTGGTAATGGGGTTGGAAACGGTTTTATTGGTGGGTTGCTAATCAGTGATGTTGCTAACAACAACGCTGcctgcggtggtggtggtggctgtggcGGGGGTGGCGGGGGTGGTGGTTGTGGCGggggtggtggctgtggtggggGTGGCGGCTGTGGCGGGGGTGGTGGTTGTGGCGGTTGCAGTTGA